From Bacillus basilensis, a single genomic window includes:
- the rluB gene encoding 23S rRNA pseudouridine(2605) synthase RluB, protein MERLQKVIAQAGIASRRKAEELIQQGKVKVNGKIVKELGTKVTPQDKVEVNNIPLEKEEPVYFLLYKPTGVISSVSDDKGRNVVTDFFPEITQRLFPIGRLDYDTSGVLLMTNDGDFANVLMHPRYKVEKTYVAKIKGPLTGEKIRMLERGVALEDGKTAPARVKIISWDKRKEMAIVQLTIHEGRNRQVRRMFEALDCKVVKLKRERYAFLEVGSLRPGDARELTPHEVKQLRALASTKPR, encoded by the coding sequence ATGGAACGATTACAAAAAGTGATTGCGCAAGCAGGTATTGCATCGAGAAGAAAGGCTGAGGAATTAATTCAGCAAGGAAAAGTGAAAGTTAATGGAAAAATAGTGAAGGAGTTAGGAACGAAAGTAACTCCTCAAGATAAAGTAGAAGTAAATAACATCCCTCTTGAAAAAGAAGAACCTGTTTATTTTTTACTATATAAACCAACTGGCGTAATTTCAAGTGTATCAGATGATAAAGGAAGAAATGTTGTAACAGACTTTTTCCCAGAGATTACACAACGTTTATTCCCAATCGGACGCTTAGATTATGATACGTCTGGCGTATTATTAATGACAAACGATGGGGACTTTGCAAACGTATTAATGCACCCTAGATATAAAGTTGAAAAAACATATGTTGCAAAAATAAAAGGTCCACTAACAGGTGAGAAAATTCGCATGTTAGAACGTGGTGTTGCACTAGAAGACGGAAAAACAGCACCAGCTCGTGTGAAGATTATTTCTTGGGACAAGCGTAAGGAAATGGCGATTGTACAATTAACAATTCATGAAGGACGTAACCGTCAAGTACGTCGTATGTTTGAAGCTTTAGATTGTAAAGTAGTGAAACTAAAGCGTGAACGCTATGCTTTCTTAGAAGTAGGAAGCCTGAGACCTGGTGATGCAAGAGAATTGACACCACATGAGGTGAAACAATTACGTGCATTGGCTTCTACAAAGCCTCGCTAA